Within Bacillota bacterium, the genomic segment ACTACTCCCAATCCACCCAAACATCAGGCTTGTATCCCACAGTGGCCTGTTTACCGTTTCGAACGATAGGTGATTTATAAAGTTTTGGATTTTTGAAAAGAATCTCCTCAGCAACGCTTCCAGTTCCGAGACGCTGCATATTAAGCACCTTATACTCTTTCGATTTTGTGTTTATCAAATCTTTTAGACCTACTGAAGCCTTAACACTTTTAAATTCACCTTTGCTTAACCCGTATTTAGTTAAGTCAACATACTGGTATTTTATTTTCCTCTCTTTAAAGTATCTCTCCGCTTTTTGGGTATCAAAGCATTTCTTAACACCGAAAATTTGAATATTCATGAGCTTGTGCTCCCTTATATTGGTGTAAACTTGATTTTCTTGCTGTTGTTATTAAAACAAATGTTGTGCCATTATACAAGGCATGTATTATAAATTCCAACCGTAAATATTAAGAGAACGATGGCACACTTAAGGCCACCGTTCTCTCTTTTTTTCATTTTTTGCTTTAGAGGAGGCTCATGTTTTCCTGAATACCCTGGCTTATAAAATGTTGATCTTAGCCACGTTACTTTTTATCAACCAGGCACTGCAACATCTGCTTTAAGTCTTTTATTTGTTCTTCAAGCTCGTTTAACTTCTGAACGGCCTCGCTTGGGCTGCAGTTTCCAAATTGAGCGCATTCTGCACAGGGGTCAGCATAGGCCAGTGGGCATTGATTCATGGTTTTTCCTCCTTTTTTAACTAACTACTCTCTTAAACTACTCCCTGGGCCATCATGGCGTTGGCTACCTTAAGAAACCCGGTGATGTTTGCTCCTTTAACCAGATCACCTTCGCAATCATATTCCCTGGCTACCTGGTTGATTTGATTATAAATTGTAACCATAATATCTTTTAATTTAGCGTCCACTTCTTCAAAGGTCCAACTGCACCGCATGCTGTTCTGAGACATTTCCAGGGCTGATGTGGCCACTCCGCCGGCGTTGGAAGCCTTTGCAGGTCCGAAAGGCACTCTATTATCTTGGAATACTTTTACGGCTTCAGGTGTAGAGGGCATATTGGCACCCTCTGCTACTGCCCTAACCCCATTGGCTACCAACTTTTGGGCTGATGCTTCATCGAGTTCATTTTGCGTAGCACAAGGAAGGGCAATATCGCACTCAATTGTCCAAATATCACTGGGACCTTTATAATATTCGGCTGAGGGATGGTGCTCAACATATTCGCTAATTCGTTTTCTTTCGACTTCTTTAATCTGTTTAACAGTCTCCAGCTTAATTCCATCCTGATCATAAATATAACCACCGGAATCGCTCATGGCTACCACCTGGGCACCATTTTGCTGGGCCTTTTCTGCTGCGTAGACGGCTACATTTCCAGAGCCGGATATGACCACCTGCTTATCAGCAAGGGCTTGTCCATTTGACTTCAGCATTTCCTGCAGGAAGTAAACCAAACCG encodes:
- a CDS encoding ArsC family transcriptional regulator, whose translation is MNIQIFGVKKCFDTQKAERYFKERKIKYQYVDLTKYGLSKGEFKSVKASVGLKDLINTKSKEYKVLNMQRLGTGSVAEEILFKNPKLYKSPIVRNGKQATVGYKPDVWVDWE